From Arcticibacter tournemirensis, one genomic window encodes:
- a CDS encoding MBL fold metallo-hydrolase has protein sequence MKVVPLYEGSYSVDKSKKFIPFDPEVHNPKDRPASLFVYVQPFLVETSAGLLVFDTGLGYKNDEGKLIIHENIRKAGYDPEDVSMVLMSHLHFDHAAGMIFDNNGSMQLTFPNAEYVINRNEWETAYSSHSSSYHTDIFDVVQRSGSIHFIEGNGQLNERISYEVTGGHCPFHQVFLINDGGEKAFYGGDILPEPEQLLRRFKAKYDFDGARSMELREEFGKLAAKENWLCLFYHAKSEPMGRVELKDDAFRIRGEL, from the coding sequence GTGAAAGTTGTTCCATTATACGAAGGTTCTTACTCTGTTGATAAATCAAAAAAATTTATTCCCTTCGATCCGGAAGTACATAATCCGAAAGATCGTCCCGCGTCATTGTTTGTTTATGTCCAGCCATTCCTGGTCGAAACATCGGCGGGTTTACTCGTTTTTGATACGGGACTGGGCTACAAAAATGATGAGGGGAAGCTTATAATTCATGAAAACATACGAAAAGCCGGGTATGACCCCGAAGACGTAAGTATGGTACTGATGTCGCATCTCCATTTTGATCATGCCGCAGGGATGATCTTCGATAATAATGGCAGTATGCAGCTCACTTTTCCTAATGCAGAGTACGTCATCAATCGCAATGAATGGGAAACAGCATACAGTAGCCATTCAAGCTCTTACCATACAGATATATTCGACGTAGTTCAGAGAAGCGGAAGCATTCATTTTATAGAAGGCAACGGACAGCTGAATGAGCGGATCAGCTACGAAGTTACGGGCGGACACTGTCCCTTTCACCAGGTATTTCTTATCAATGATGGAGGCGAAAAGGCGTTTTACGGAGGAGATATCCTTCCCGAACCCGAGCAGCTACTACGCAGATTTAAAGCAAAATACGACTTCGATGGAGCCCGTTCAATGGAACTTCGCGAAGAGTTCGGAAAACTCGCCGCAAAAGAAAACTGGCTTTGCCTGTTCTACCATGCTAAAAGTGAACCTATGGGCAGGGTAGAACTGAAGGATGATGCTTTCAGGATACGGGGAGAGTTGTGA
- a CDS encoding sugar porter family MFS transporter gives MHAQSGNINAENTSNRRSLSNSRYAIRISLIAALGGFLFGFETAVISGAEKIIQQLWSLSSFWQGFTVAASLIGTVIGSLIAGVPAQKFGRKKVLMVIAIMYLLSAIGCALTSTWLLFISFRVIGGLAVGASSVVGPMYISEVSPAHLRGRLAGSFQLMIVTGIFVAYLTNFLFAGMGDEGWRWMLGIMVIPAALFAILLQFIPESPRWLVLNNRDHEAKMVFERIGEDNALDLIRIEHESSKKGTKESLFNGKFNKPILYAVILAMFNQLSGINAILYYAPRIFEMAGFGKADAYLQPVYIGAANLFFTLLAMTVIDKFGRKKLLLIGCTGMIVFLGLTANAFSSSDGVHSGVLIYIIGFIAFFAFSQGAVIWVFISEIFPNSVRSQGGSLGSFTHWIMAAIISWTFPVIVESSPNGGFYSFVFYSVMMVISFIFIWRVMPETKGRSLEQIQKELGIK, from the coding sequence ATGCATGCACAATCAGGCAATATTAATGCAGAAAACACGTCCAATAGAAGATCATTGTCTAATTCCAGGTACGCTATACGGATTTCGCTTATAGCCGCACTGGGAGGGTTTCTCTTCGGATTTGAAACAGCGGTGATTTCGGGCGCCGAAAAAATCATTCAGCAGTTGTGGTCATTAAGCTCATTCTGGCAAGGTTTTACGGTAGCCGCCAGTCTCATAGGCACAGTTATCGGTTCATTAATAGCCGGAGTGCCTGCCCAGAAATTTGGACGTAAAAAAGTGCTGATGGTTATAGCTATTATGTATTTACTTTCCGCTATAGGCTGCGCCCTTACGTCCACATGGTTGTTATTTATATCATTCAGGGTGATTGGCGGCCTGGCAGTGGGCGCCTCCTCTGTTGTCGGACCGATGTATATTTCTGAGGTTTCCCCTGCTCATCTGCGCGGAAGGCTCGCCGGATCTTTTCAACTGATGATAGTTACAGGTATATTTGTAGCGTACCTAACCAACTTTTTATTTGCAGGGATGGGCGATGAAGGATGGCGGTGGATGCTCGGGATTATGGTAATACCGGCAGCGCTGTTTGCTATTCTATTGCAATTCATTCCCGAAAGTCCCAGGTGGCTCGTGCTGAACAACCGCGATCATGAAGCAAAGATGGTGTTCGAAAGAATTGGAGAAGATAATGCCCTTGATTTAATCCGCATAGAACATGAATCGTCCAAGAAGGGGACGAAAGAAAGCTTGTTTAACGGGAAATTCAATAAACCGATACTTTATGCAGTGATACTCGCCATGTTCAATCAGCTGTCGGGCATTAATGCCATTCTCTATTACGCCCCGAGAATATTTGAAATGGCCGGGTTTGGTAAGGCCGATGCTTATCTCCAGCCTGTTTACATAGGCGCGGCCAACCTGTTTTTTACTCTTCTGGCTATGACAGTGATTGATAAGTTTGGAAGAAAGAAGTTGTTGCTGATTGGCTGTACCGGGATGATCGTTTTCCTCGGACTGACAGCTAATGCTTTTAGTTCCTCAGACGGCGTACACAGTGGAGTTCTGATTTATATTATCGGTTTTATTGCGTTTTTTGCTTTTTCTCAGGGTGCTGTGATATGGGTGTTCATCTCAGAAATCTTCCCTAACTCCGTCCGGTCGCAAGGCGGCTCCCTCGGAAGCTTCACCCATTGGATCATGGCCGCCATTATATCGTGGACTTTTCCTGTAATTGTAGAAAGTAGTCCCAACGGTGGTTTTTATTCCTTTGTATTTTATAGCGTGATGATGGTTATCTCCTTCATATTTATTTGGCGCGTTATGCCCGAAACGAAAGGAAGGTCGCTGGAACAGATACAAAAGGAGCTGGGGATAAAATAA
- the pruA gene encoding L-glutamate gamma-semialdehyde dehydrogenase, which yields MTKGFFNVPAPVNEPVLSYAPGSRERSLLKEAISIAYSEQIDIPMYIGGKEIRSDKKVEIRPPHNHQQVIGWYNAGEKKHVQQAIDAALAAKEAWEALAWEQRAAIFLKAADLIAGPYRYKINAATMLGQSKNAYQAEIDSACELIDFLRFNVKYMAEIYGQQPPVSPRGSWNRLEQRPLEGFVFALTPFNFTAIAGNLPTSAALMGNVVVWKPSNAQIYAARVIMEVLIEAGLPDGVINLIYVSGPDAGDVIFNHPDFSGIHFTGSTGVFQDIWKTIGNNIHKYKSYPRIVGETGGKDYILVHGSADLQVANTAILRGAFEYQGQKCSAASRVYIAKSVWPELRQLMQRDLATFKVGPVEDFSNFVNAVIDEKSFNMLSKAIDDAKADDSVEIIAGGSYDKSKGYFIEPTVIVTKDPYYITMCDELFGPILTVHVYDDEEFDKILNVIDNTSIYALTGAVIARDRYVIEKATYALRNSAGNFYINDKCTGAVVGQQPFGGARGSGTNDKAGSMINLLFWVSPRTIKETLDPAKDYRYPFHEED from the coding sequence ATGACAAAGGGATTCTTCAATGTACCTGCGCCGGTGAATGAACCGGTTTTATCTTATGCACCCGGCAGCAGAGAACGCTCACTATTAAAAGAAGCCATTTCTATAGCATATTCTGAACAGATTGATATTCCGATGTATATAGGCGGAAAAGAAATACGTTCGGATAAAAAGGTTGAGATCAGGCCTCCTCATAATCATCAGCAAGTAATCGGCTGGTACAATGCAGGTGAAAAGAAGCATGTGCAGCAGGCTATTGATGCCGCTCTGGCAGCAAAAGAAGCTTGGGAAGCTTTAGCATGGGAACAACGCGCTGCTATCTTCCTGAAGGCTGCTGACCTGATTGCCGGTCCTTACCGCTACAAGATCAATGCTGCTACCATGCTCGGTCAGTCAAAAAATGCCTACCAGGCAGAAATAGATTCCGCTTGTGAGCTGATCGACTTTTTACGCTTCAACGTAAAATATATGGCTGAAATTTATGGCCAACAGCCGCCTGTATCTCCGAGGGGAAGCTGGAACCGACTGGAGCAACGGCCCCTGGAAGGTTTCGTATTTGCACTTACGCCCTTTAACTTCACCGCTATCGCCGGCAATCTTCCCACTTCTGCGGCCCTGATGGGTAATGTTGTGGTATGGAAACCATCAAATGCGCAGATCTACGCAGCGCGGGTAATCATGGAGGTCCTTATCGAGGCTGGTTTGCCAGATGGAGTGATTAACCTAATATATGTTTCCGGTCCGGATGCTGGTGACGTCATATTTAATCATCCTGATTTTTCAGGAATTCACTTTACGGGATCAACCGGAGTATTTCAGGACATCTGGAAAACTATAGGAAATAACATTCATAAATATAAAAGCTATCCGAGGATAGTTGGCGAAACAGGAGGGAAAGACTATATCCTTGTTCACGGCTCGGCCGACCTACAAGTTGCTAACACTGCTATTTTAAGAGGTGCTTTCGAGTATCAGGGGCAAAAGTGCTCTGCTGCTTCGAGAGTGTATATAGCAAAATCTGTATGGCCAGAACTTCGCCAGCTGATGCAACGCGACCTTGCAACATTCAAAGTTGGTCCGGTGGAAGACTTTAGCAATTTCGTCAATGCAGTGATCGACGAAAAGTCATTCAATATGCTGTCGAAAGCTATTGATGACGCGAAAGCAGATGACAGCGTGGAGATTATCGCAGGCGGGTCTTACGATAAATCAAAGGGATATTTTATTGAACCTACCGTAATCGTTACTAAAGATCCATATTATATTACCATGTGCGACGAACTGTTCGGCCCGATATTAACAGTTCATGTTTATGACGATGAGGAGTTTGATAAGATTCTTAATGTGATAGACAACACGTCTATCTATGCTTTAACCGGGGCTGTGATTGCACGTGACCGTTATGTTATAGAAAAGGCGACTTATGCTCTGCGCAATTCTGCCGGGAACTTCTACATTAACGACAAATGTACAGGTGCCGTTGTAGGCCAGCAACCGTTTGGCGGTGCAAGAGGCTCGGGCACGAATGACAAAGCAGGTTCTATGATCAACCTGCTCTTCTGGGTTTCGCCAAGAACGATCAAGGAAACACTTGATCCTGCGAAAGATTACCGCTATCCTTTTCACGAGGAAGATTGA
- a CDS encoding YceI family protein, with the protein MKIKTLFAAVAILAFAAFKPALKTETFTIDTKNSSIEWVAAKVTGKHNGTVKISSGNLVFNGKSLQGGSFTTDMNSIAVVDLQGESAQKLIGHLRSDDFFSVEKHPTSEFRITKVSPAGTDQVNITGDLTIKGITQPITFPAIVKRQGNAVVAVAKGVKVDRTKYDIKYGSKSFFGGIGDKAIDDEFTLSINLAGKK; encoded by the coding sequence ATGAAAATAAAAACACTTTTCGCAGCAGTTGCAATACTGGCATTCGCGGCATTCAAACCAGCTTTAAAAACAGAAACATTTACAATTGACACTAAAAACTCATCAATAGAGTGGGTTGCGGCAAAAGTAACAGGGAAGCATAATGGGACGGTTAAGATCTCCTCAGGAAACCTGGTATTTAACGGCAAATCGCTTCAGGGTGGTTCATTTACAACAGATATGAACAGTATCGCTGTAGTTGACCTGCAGGGAGAATCAGCGCAGAAACTAATCGGGCATTTAAGATCGGATGATTTCTTCTCGGTTGAGAAACACCCCACTTCCGAGTTCAGGATTACTAAAGTGAGCCCTGCGGGAACGGATCAGGTGAACATCACCGGAGATCTTACGATCAAGGGAATCACTCAACCGATCACTTTTCCTGCTATTGTAAAAAGACAAGGCAACGCCGTCGTTGCTGTTGCCAAAGGAGTTAAAGTTGACAGAACGAAATACGACATTAAATACGGTTCCAAGAGCTTTTTCGGCGGTATAGGCGACAAAGCAATTGACGACGAATTTACACTATCGATTAATCTGGCAGGGAAAAAATAA
- a CDS encoding BamA/TamA family outer membrane protein codes for MLIYNKLTISFIILLYGSAALAVGNKPQSRDTITIAIAPEYNEVSSSHRFWLGENYRKLWATPVRMRILDLKSERGGLSVVKLGGGMQTKSLRLKDGQGQEWVLRTIQKYPERGLPENLRPTVARDILQDQVSTAHPYGALAVPLLAEALQLPHSNPEIVYVADDPGLGEYREEFANAVYLFEEREPVGLEDTDNTLKVQDELEEDNDARVIQKLVLRARLLDFMVGDWDRHEDNWRWGREKSKGEKIYTPVPRDRDKVFYKTSGVFPWILSHQWLKSNLQPYDKGIRDIAGWNYNARYFDRYFLTQLAENDWKEEIANVQKTITDSLAEKAIRQMPDTIFALSGLDVLDKLKGRRDNLNKIALDYYHFLAGNVDIPLSQKREFIDVKYRRDGNIEVSVYNKKKDGSKGRLLYQRVFIPKETNEIRIYGLAGEDVYTVSGKGKPAIKVRLAGGKDRDVFSVNSSFTNRKHLYIYDQPDSNIFPDRSLAKLRLSNDSTVNSFDRKAFKYDRFGPMALINYNIDQGIQLRAGILYEKQGFRKTPFAVKHEFWANYSTGRNSYIFNYLGEFKKAIGKNDLSIDLNSWGPNNQTNFFGRGNESIFLRHDEGGIGFYRNRFDYLTASVRLHRNIVKNLRVNAGIGTEFYTSAEEDNKAHFFESYAISNPEANVFSDKLYAGLVAGARYDTRDDESMPTRGVYWNMHITAKRQMNGENNSYGSLKSDLSLYVSPPGSDLVIANRLGGGTTFGNPAFFQEMQLGGVNNLRGFHTNRFTGKTMLYHNLDLRLRLFHFTSYLFPGSVGVLGFHDTGRVWLPSQSSNKWHHGYGGGLYVVPAELILIQGAVGFSKEGSLPYISVGFNF; via the coding sequence ATGCTGATTTACAACAAACTGACTATTTCTTTTATAATTCTTCTTTATGGATCTGCAGCTTTGGCCGTTGGTAACAAGCCGCAGAGTCGCGATACTATCACCATTGCTATAGCACCTGAATACAATGAGGTTAGCAGCTCACATCGTTTTTGGCTTGGCGAAAACTACCGGAAACTATGGGCTACCCCCGTGCGGATGCGTATTCTCGATTTAAAAAGTGAGCGGGGCGGTTTGTCTGTTGTTAAACTGGGCGGCGGCATGCAAACCAAATCACTGCGGCTTAAAGACGGCCAGGGGCAGGAATGGGTACTGCGCACTATCCAAAAATACCCCGAGCGCGGACTTCCTGAAAACCTCAGGCCGACTGTTGCAAGGGATATCCTCCAGGATCAGGTTTCTACTGCGCATCCTTATGGGGCACTAGCGGTTCCGTTACTGGCAGAAGCGCTTCAGCTTCCGCATTCAAACCCTGAAATAGTTTATGTAGCCGACGATCCGGGACTGGGCGAATACAGAGAGGAATTCGCCAACGCAGTGTACCTTTTTGAGGAAAGAGAACCGGTGGGGTTGGAAGATACTGATAATACGCTGAAGGTTCAGGATGAACTGGAGGAAGATAATGATGCCAGGGTTATTCAAAAGCTTGTACTGCGGGCTCGGCTGCTCGACTTTATGGTTGGCGACTGGGACCGTCACGAGGATAACTGGCGATGGGGCCGCGAGAAATCGAAGGGTGAAAAAATCTATACGCCTGTCCCCCGCGACCGCGATAAGGTTTTTTATAAAACTTCGGGTGTTTTCCCATGGATCCTCTCCCATCAATGGCTTAAATCAAACCTCCAGCCTTATGACAAAGGGATAAGGGACATTGCCGGCTGGAATTATAACGCCCGGTACTTTGATCGTTATTTCCTTACTCAGCTTGCTGAAAACGACTGGAAGGAGGAAATCGCCAATGTACAGAAGACAATTACAGATAGCCTTGCTGAAAAAGCAATAAGGCAAATGCCTGATACTATTTTTGCATTAAGCGGTTTGGATGTACTGGACAAGCTTAAAGGCCGGAGGGATAACCTGAATAAAATCGCACTGGATTACTATCATTTTCTTGCCGGAAACGTGGATATTCCGCTTTCTCAAAAAAGGGAATTTATTGATGTTAAATACCGCCGTGACGGGAACATTGAAGTTAGCGTATATAACAAAAAAAAGGATGGCAGTAAAGGAAGACTGCTCTATCAGCGTGTATTTATACCCAAAGAAACAAATGAGATAAGAATCTATGGGCTGGCAGGGGAAGATGTTTACACCGTGAGCGGTAAGGGGAAGCCGGCTATCAAAGTCCGTTTGGCAGGAGGAAAAGATCGCGATGTTTTTTCTGTAAACAGCTCTTTCACCAACAGGAAGCACTTATATATTTACGACCAGCCCGACAGTAATATATTTCCAGACCGCTCTCTGGCAAAACTCCGGCTTTCTAACGATAGTACCGTAAACTCTTTTGACCGTAAAGCTTTCAAATACGACCGTTTTGGTCCCATGGCGCTCATAAATTACAATATAGACCAGGGTATCCAGCTAAGGGCAGGCATCCTCTATGAAAAACAGGGATTCAGAAAAACCCCTTTCGCTGTGAAGCATGAGTTCTGGGCTAACTACTCCACCGGAAGAAATTCCTACATTTTCAACTACCTGGGGGAGTTCAAAAAAGCAATAGGAAAAAACGACCTCAGCATTGACTTAAATTCATGGGGGCCTAATAATCAAACTAACTTTTTCGGGCGGGGGAATGAAAGCATTTTTCTGCGGCATGATGAAGGAGGGATAGGTTTTTACCGCAATCGTTTCGACTATCTTACGGCAAGCGTTCGTCTCCATAGAAACATTGTAAAAAATCTAAGGGTAAATGCTGGCATCGGCACTGAGTTTTATACGAGTGCAGAAGAAGACAACAAGGCTCACTTTTTTGAAAGCTATGCTATTTCAAACCCTGAGGCCAATGTGTTCTCAGACAAGCTTTACGCCGGCTTAGTCGCAGGAGCCAGATATGACACAAGGGACGATGAATCTATGCCGACAAGAGGAGTGTATTGGAACATGCATATAACCGCTAAAAGGCAAATGAACGGCGAAAACAACAGTTATGGAAGCCTTAAGTCAGACCTTAGCTTATACGTATCCCCCCCTGGATCTGATCTCGTGATCGCAAACAGATTGGGCGGAGGAACAACGTTCGGCAATCCTGCATTCTTTCAGGAGATGCAGCTTGGCGGGGTAAACAATCTGCGAGGCTTTCACACAAACCGTTTTACCGGCAAAACAATGCTATATCATAATCTGGATCTCCGCTTACGGCTTTTTCATTTCACCTCCTATCTTTTTCCCGGCTCAGTTGGCGTTCTCGGATTTCACGACACGGGAAGAGTATGGCTCCCATCTCAATCATCAAACAAGTGGCACCACGGTTATGGCGGCGGATTATATGTTGTCCCTGCAGAGCTGATCCTGATCCAGGGAGCGGTTGGTTTTTCCAAAGAGGGATCGCTGCCTTATATTTCTGTTGGGTTTAATTTTTAA
- the treF gene encoding alpha,alpha-trehalase TreF: protein MMNLKPTSFLSVVLILISLASCKEKKMVKHDSPRDLYPALFEAVQSAGIFEDSKTFPDCTPKGKPDDIIQEYRENKSKPDFNLHDFVEKNFELPDHAGSIYKSDIKAGVEAHINELWKVLQRNPDKYAQYTSLISLPFPYIVPGGRFREIYYWDSYFTMLGLEESGRGDLVENMLNNFAFLIRTYGFIPNGNRTYYLTRSQPPYFSLMLKLLMENKKGKADSVLKANLDVLEKEYHFWMNNGRKKEIATGHVVHLPDGSVMNRYFDAGDWPREEAYNEDVTTAVESKRPKSEVYRDLRSGAESGWDFSSRWFADGRSLPTVRTTAIIPVDLNCLLYHLEQMLAIAYNRDGDGRAHKHMLEQARLRKNAILRYCWDRNTGWFKDYDWKEKVQTQSLNLAATYPLYFKIATQGQADSVAQLLNQRFLKPGGLVTTLVNTGQQWDSPNGWAPLQWMAIAGLKNYNKNDLSSEIADRWSRQNIRVFNKTGKLLEKYNVTDTTLIAGGGEYPNQDGFGWTNGVLLKILKMEGKKDLNKTSRFF from the coding sequence ATGATGAACTTGAAGCCAACTTCGTTCCTTTCAGTAGTTTTGATTCTCATTTCTCTTGCCTCGTGCAAAGAAAAGAAGATGGTAAAACACGATTCGCCGCGCGACTTATATCCGGCTCTTTTTGAAGCCGTACAATCAGCGGGTATATTTGAAGATAGTAAAACCTTTCCTGATTGTACTCCCAAGGGTAAGCCTGATGATATCATCCAAGAATATCGGGAAAATAAAAGCAAACCTGACTTTAACCTACATGATTTTGTAGAGAAAAATTTTGAGTTACCTGATCATGCTGGCAGCATCTATAAAAGTGATATCAAAGCCGGGGTAGAAGCTCATATCAATGAGCTTTGGAAAGTACTGCAACGGAACCCCGACAAGTATGCTCAATATACATCGCTCATTAGTTTGCCTTTCCCTTATATAGTCCCGGGAGGACGTTTTCGCGAAATCTATTACTGGGATTCGTATTTTACAATGTTAGGGCTCGAAGAAAGCGGACGGGGCGACCTTGTGGAAAATATGCTGAATAATTTCGCGTTTCTGATACGTACATATGGTTTTATTCCCAATGGCAATCGAACCTACTACCTCACCCGTTCACAGCCTCCTTACTTCTCGCTTATGTTAAAGCTGTTGATGGAGAACAAGAAAGGGAAAGCAGATTCTGTTCTCAAAGCAAACCTTGATGTGCTTGAGAAGGAATACCATTTCTGGATGAACAATGGTAGAAAGAAAGAGATTGCCACTGGCCATGTGGTCCATTTGCCCGACGGATCAGTTATGAACCGATACTTTGACGCGGGCGACTGGCCGAGGGAGGAAGCCTATAATGAGGATGTCACGACTGCTGTAGAGAGCAAACGTCCAAAAAGTGAAGTATATCGCGATCTACGTTCAGGAGCTGAATCAGGCTGGGATTTCAGCAGCCGCTGGTTTGCGGATGGTCGCTCGCTTCCTACAGTTCGTACAACAGCCATTATTCCAGTTGACCTCAACTGTCTTCTTTATCATCTAGAGCAGATGCTTGCCATCGCATACAACCGGGATGGAGACGGTCGTGCACATAAGCATATGCTTGAGCAGGCCCGTCTACGAAAGAACGCGATACTGCGTTATTGCTGGGACCGTAATACCGGATGGTTCAAGGACTACGACTGGAAAGAAAAGGTGCAAACCCAGTCTTTAAATCTCGCCGCGACATATCCTTTGTATTTCAAAATAGCAACTCAGGGCCAGGCCGACAGTGTCGCCCAATTACTCAACCAGCGTTTTCTGAAACCCGGCGGCCTTGTAACGACATTGGTTAATACCGGACAGCAATGGGATTCCCCCAATGGCTGGGCCCCACTACAATGGATGGCAATTGCCGGACTCAAAAACTATAATAAGAATGATTTATCCTCAGAGATAGCGGATCGCTGGAGCAGACAAAATATCCGGGTATTTAACAAGACCGGCAAGCTGCTCGAGAAGTATAATGTTACCGATACTACGTTAATAGCAGGCGGCGGGGAATATCCCAATCAGGATGGCTTCGGCTGGACAAACGGCGTATTGTTAAAGATCCTGAAGATGGAAGGAAAGAAGGACCTGAATAAAACTTCCAGGTTTTTTTGA
- the recJ gene encoding single-stranded-DNA-specific exonuclease RecJ — protein MQKRWVENEVTDHKAVEELKHLLNIDEVLAALLVSRGITSFEAARCFFRPDLCHLHDPFLIKDMEAAVVRIEQALRNKEKILIYGDYDVDGTTAVSLVYHFFSKYHYSIEYYIPDRYKEGYGISTQGVDYAAANGFSLIIALDCGIKSNDKIDYANSLGIDFIICDHHFPGTALPDAVAVLDPKRADCNYPYKELSGCGLGFKLIQAFAQRNDIPFESILCYLDLVAVSIASDIVPVTGENRTLAWYGLKRLNESPCYGLSALMELSGKKQYTISDVVFTIGPRINACGRIDDARHSVNLLISSTREAAKSQSALVDLKNAERKEHDVSITEQALKMIEAEPALLNRKTTVVYNEGWHKGVIGIVASRLTEKYYRPTIVLTKSNGHIAGSARSVLGFDLYEALSGCSDLLEQFGGHKYAAGLTLKPENIHALRERFEDIVSQTIPDQLLTQEISIDGSLDLAAINGKFFRVLTQFAPFGPLNPTPVFLSKNVYVCGSASIVGSNHIKMTVKQKGSPAFDCIGFGMGQYLPLVDKGQVFDICYTIEENIWKDKRSVQLNIKGIRSAS, from the coding sequence ATGCAAAAAAGGTGGGTAGAAAATGAAGTTACAGACCACAAGGCTGTAGAGGAACTGAAACATCTATTAAATATAGATGAAGTTCTTGCTGCCTTGCTGGTAAGCCGTGGTATCACTTCTTTTGAAGCTGCACGCTGTTTTTTCAGGCCCGATCTTTGCCATCTGCATGATCCTTTTCTAATCAAAGATATGGAGGCTGCTGTTGTAAGGATCGAGCAAGCGTTAAGGAATAAAGAGAAGATACTGATTTACGGTGATTACGATGTAGATGGCACGACAGCAGTATCGCTGGTTTACCATTTTTTCAGCAAATACCACTATTCTATTGAATATTATATCCCTGACCGATATAAGGAAGGATACGGAATTTCAACTCAGGGAGTAGATTACGCAGCTGCGAACGGCTTCAGCCTGATTATCGCTCTGGACTGTGGAATAAAATCAAACGATAAGATTGATTATGCCAACAGTTTAGGTATTGATTTTATCATTTGTGACCATCACTTCCCCGGAACTGCCCTGCCAGATGCAGTAGCGGTTCTTGATCCAAAGCGTGCCGACTGCAACTATCCCTATAAAGAACTTTCTGGTTGTGGCTTAGGATTTAAGCTAATCCAGGCCTTTGCTCAGCGCAATGATATTCCCTTCGAAAGTATTTTATGCTATCTCGATTTGGTAGCTGTAAGTATTGCATCGGATATCGTACCGGTTACAGGCGAAAACAGGACGCTCGCGTGGTATGGTCTAAAGCGACTGAATGAGTCGCCCTGTTATGGACTGTCTGCGCTCATGGAGTTATCGGGTAAAAAACAATATACCATTTCGGATGTAGTGTTTACTATCGGTCCGCGGATTAATGCATGCGGCAGAATAGACGATGCCAGGCATTCTGTGAATCTCCTAATATCATCGACACGTGAAGCAGCAAAAAGTCAGAGCGCCTTGGTAGATCTGAAGAATGCGGAGCGAAAAGAGCATGATGTTTCTATCACAGAGCAGGCATTAAAAATGATAGAAGCAGAGCCGGCTTTATTGAACCGCAAAACCACAGTGGTTTATAATGAAGGCTGGCATAAGGGAGTAATTGGAATAGTGGCCTCGAGATTAACGGAGAAATATTACAGACCGACCATTGTACTGACGAAGTCGAACGGACATATCGCAGGTTCGGCACGTTCGGTATTAGGGTTTGACCTGTACGAAGCGCTCAGCGGATGCAGCGATCTTCTTGAGCAGTTTGGAGGCCATAAATATGCAGCAGGACTAACTCTTAAGCCGGAAAATATTCATGCACTTCGAGAGCGGTTTGAGGATATTGTTTCGCAAACGATCCCTGACCAATTGCTTACACAGGAAATCAGTATTGACGGAAGTTTAGATCTCGCAGCCATTAATGGTAAGTTTTTCAGAGTTCTTACCCAGTTTGCTCCATTCGGCCCGCTGAACCCAACACCTGTTTTTCTCAGTAAAAACGTGTACGTTTGCGGTTCGGCCTCGATTGTTGGCAGCAACCACATTAAGATGACTGTAAAACAGAAAGGATCGCCAGCGTTTGACTGCATCGGTTTTGGAATGGGCCAGTATTTGCCTCTGGTCGACAAGGGACAGGTCTTTGATATATGTTATACTATCGAAGAAAACATTTGGAAGGATAAACGTAGTGTACAACTTAACATTAAAGGGATCAGAAGTGCATCATAA